One genomic region from Candidatus Nitrosopumilus koreensis AR1 encodes:
- a CDS encoding ABC transporter ATP-binding protein produces the protein MTKVYGEGENRVKALDNATLSVEQGEIVLIVGSSGSGKSTLLNMIGLLDRPTSGKIFIDGTDTTTLDDDKISSFRNKKLGFIFQFSNLLTDLTVLENVLLPRQIAGTNNTAEKDAKDLLKAVGLEDQMYKRANNISGGQAQRAAIARGLINKPSIVLADEPTGNLDSVTSETIVQLMKSMAKKLNQTFVIVTHDRQHFGDVDKVITIKDGKAFEGDMPSEMEVLA, from the coding sequence TTGACTAAAGTCTATGGTGAAGGCGAGAATAGAGTCAAAGCTCTTGATAATGCAACTCTTTCAGTAGAACAAGGTGAAATTGTTTTAATTGTTGGAAGTTCTGGTTCAGGAAAATCTACCTTACTTAACATGATTGGTTTGCTTGACCGTCCCACAAGTGGCAAGATCTTCATTGATGGAACTGATACTACTACTCTTGATGACGACAAAATATCTTCATTTAGAAATAAAAAACTAGGATTCATCTTCCAGTTTTCAAATTTGCTTACTGACCTAACAGTTTTGGAAAATGTGTTGCTGCCAAGACAAATTGCAGGAACAAATAACACTGCTGAAAAAGATGCAAAAGATTTGCTAAAAGCAGTTGGATTAGAAGATCAAATGTATAAACGTGCAAACAATATTTCAGGAGGACAAGCTCAAAGAGCAGCAATTGCAAGAGGATTAATCAATAAACCCTCAATTGTTTTGGCAGATGAACCAACAGGAAATCTTGATTCTGTCACATCTGAAACTATCGTTCAACTGATGAAGTCTATGGCAAAAAAACTCAACCAAACATTTGTTATTGTTACACACGATCGTCAACACTTTGGTGATGTGGATAAAGTAATTACGATAAAAGATGGCAAGGCCTTTGAGGGAGATATGCCATCTGAAATGGAGGTTTTAGCATAA
- a CDS encoding NUDIX hydrolase, translated as MKKKKIYEGKILGLSVYDGKIEGRKVKREVIEHRGAAAMLAFDEDKKVILVKQHRFPHGYVLEIPAGTLEKKEHPIKCAFRELEEETGYRAKKMTPLITYYPSIGYNSEIIHCFVASGLKKIAELKLDDDEILSVVKVDMKKLLSMIKSGKIQDSKTICAVLTYAAKKKLY; from the coding sequence ATGAAGAAAAAGAAGATCTACGAAGGTAAAATTTTAGGTCTTAGTGTTTATGATGGCAAGATAGAAGGTAGAAAAGTAAAACGAGAGGTTATAGAACATAGAGGAGCTGCTGCCATGCTAGCCTTTGATGAAGATAAAAAAGTAATTTTGGTAAAACAGCATAGATTTCCACATGGGTATGTTTTAGAGATTCCCGCAGGCACATTAGAAAAAAAAGAGCATCCTATCAAATGTGCATTTAGGGAATTAGAAGAGGAGACAGGATATAGAGCAAAGAAAATGACTCCGCTAATCACATACTATCCATCAATTGGTTATAACTCAGAGATAATCCACTGTTTTGTAGCCTCAGGATTGAAGAAAATTGCCGAGTTGAAACTAGATGATGATGAGATTCTTTCAGTAGTAAAAGTAGATATGAAAAAACTACTCAGTATGATAAAGTCTGGGAAAATCCAGGATTCAAAGACCATATGTGCAGTTTTGACATATGCTGCAAAAAAGAAACTATACTAA
- the hsp14 gene encoding archaeal heat shock protein Hsp14, protein MGLVKEVIKEIGNKSREFYEFVLPPIDMYLNSDNLKVIIDIPGFSKKDIKLTLCGDILSIQSCKKVDEKESESLILKQRPNIIDKKIRLPIDIKQGEEKIDSAKYEDGVLTLVIPVTKKGKDISIE, encoded by the coding sequence ATGGGACTAGTAAAAGAAGTGATAAAAGAGATCGGAAACAAATCACGAGAATTCTATGAGTTTGTTTTACCACCAATTGATATGTATCTTAATTCGGATAATCTTAAAGTAATTATTGACATTCCAGGATTCTCAAAAAAAGACATCAAACTTACTTTATGTGGAGATATTCTTTCAATTCAATCATGCAAAAAAGTAGATGAGAAAGAATCTGAATCATTGATTTTAAAACAGAGACCAAATATCATTGATAAAAAAATTAGACTTCCAATAGATATCAAACAAGGAGAAGAAAAAATTGATTCAGCAAAATACGAAGATGGTGTGTTAACGCTTGTAATTCCTGTAACCAAGAAAGGAAAAGATATCTCAATAGAATAA
- a CDS encoding COG1361 S-layer family protein has product MNQKLFFMLLGILVIPLFIGNSYGQITSGGFGDSPFERDFGDVKFLDAYFGTLNQKIEVEAGDSNVPFTVVFANVGTQDITGIKGQLSLPFGFSASDGPGSIIKADSDSNSLAGETFHLTFFVNIDKNVNIQQYPGTVKVDYSRLRESGVRTAFEDFDFKVTGDSVINVRALEPFLTSLRTNNVVIEIANDGTAPISSVDIVASNTQTERASTTSSTTNVENVVILESNWDVGNIEPKSTRHLTATVYVPEGLKDDTLRIPLSISYYNAHGDQHVISKIVDFYIKGLIELTIFNVDVIELSGTQMVIGEIINEGNEDGLFGFVSLEPRGDSNIKPNTQFIDEIEVDAPVPFNIPIEFDGEPKYGEHDITITVRYKDSVRDELFVIEDVTILVNEPSNDDESGLDSTMIIVPVVIAIAVGIYVMRRRKKTTIDASD; this is encoded by the coding sequence ATGAATCAAAAACTATTCTTTATGTTACTTGGAATTTTGGTAATACCACTATTCATAGGAAATTCATATGGGCAAATTACATCTGGTGGGTTTGGAGATTCTCCTTTTGAAAGAGATTTCGGTGACGTTAAATTCTTAGATGCATATTTTGGCACATTAAATCAGAAAATAGAAGTTGAGGCTGGAGATAGCAATGTTCCATTTACTGTAGTCTTTGCAAATGTCGGAACTCAAGATATCACAGGAATCAAAGGACAATTGTCATTACCCTTTGGTTTTTCTGCATCTGATGGTCCTGGATCAATAATTAAAGCTGATAGTGATTCAAACTCTCTAGCGGGAGAGACTTTCCATCTTACATTCTTTGTAAATATAGATAAAAATGTCAATATTCAGCAATATCCTGGAACTGTCAAAGTCGATTATTCTAGATTAAGAGAATCTGGTGTTCGAACTGCGTTTGAAGACTTTGATTTCAAGGTAACAGGTGACAGTGTGATAAATGTAAGAGCATTAGAACCATTTCTCACTTCTCTGCGAACAAACAATGTAGTAATTGAAATTGCAAATGATGGAACAGCTCCAATTTCCAGTGTTGATATTGTTGCATCTAATACACAAACAGAACGTGCATCAACTACGTCATCTACTACTAATGTAGAGAATGTCGTAATCTTAGAATCTAATTGGGATGTTGGAAACATCGAACCAAAGTCTACTAGACATCTTACTGCAACAGTGTATGTGCCAGAAGGACTCAAAGATGATACTTTGAGAATTCCTTTGTCCATATCGTACTATAATGCTCATGGTGATCAACATGTGATTTCAAAAATTGTTGATTTTTACATTAAAGGACTGATAGAACTTACAATATTCAATGTTGATGTTATTGAATTATCTGGAACACAGATGGTAATTGGAGAAATCATCAATGAAGGAAATGAAGATGGTTTGTTTGGATTTGTAAGTCTTGAACCTCGTGGTGATTCAAACATTAAACCAAACACTCAGTTTATTGACGAAATTGAAGTTGATGCACCTGTACCATTTAACATTCCAATTGAATTTGATGGTGAACCAAAATATGGGGAACATGACATTACAATTACCGTAAGATACAAAGATAGTGTTAGAGATGAGCTCTTTGTTATTGAAGATGTTACTATTCTTGTAAATGAGCCTTCAAATGATGATGAATCTGGTCTAGATTCTACAATGATTATTGTTCCAGTTGTAATTGCTATTGCTGTGGGAATTTACGTAATGCGTAGGCGTAAAAAAACTACAATTGACGCCAGTGATTAA
- a CDS encoding ABC transporter permease: MLFNKKGSLIGAVLAVTIGILVIHVNFVIFQGLFDAIVRDISDYRNGDILVTDEADYIDKSDLSIVNWFERIPYVEAATPRLSSTAEMNMTKNGKLIEETRIPIVGIDPFRDVRASTVHETVSEGSYVFSRNSIVLGSNVARDLGGAQVGDSVKVLVTDRWGEDQIRRFTVSGIAKSPGGQGFDYTAVVHIDTLRDMMNRQGDTGSFMVKLNDPTKAFEVKEFFLRSFPNDDFIAETIEESAEEQLAGFRSGIAMINMIGYFGMMSSAFAIVTIQMMLVNGKTREIGVMRSIGAKRKDILIIFIFQGMIIGAIGAGVGTAAGLGYTFYAKETKMSFNNSLPLEVTYNWEKIIQTALTSFVLAIIASLYPSYRATKLLPVEAMRTV, encoded by the coding sequence ATGTTGTTTAACAAAAAAGGAAGTTTGATTGGTGCAGTTTTAGCTGTCACCATTGGGATTTTAGTAATTCATGTAAATTTTGTAATTTTTCAGGGATTGTTTGATGCAATTGTTCGAGATATTAGTGATTATAGAAATGGTGACATTCTTGTAACTGATGAGGCAGATTATATCGATAAATCAGATTTATCTATTGTAAATTGGTTTGAACGAATTCCATATGTTGAAGCGGCAACGCCGCGGCTTTCATCAACTGCTGAAATGAATATGACAAAGAATGGAAAACTAATTGAAGAAACACGAATTCCTATAGTTGGAATTGATCCTTTTAGAGATGTTAGGGCATCCACTGTCCATGAAACTGTTTCAGAAGGAAGCTATGTTTTTTCAAGAAATTCTATTGTATTAGGTTCTAATGTTGCAAGAGATCTTGGTGGAGCTCAAGTTGGTGACAGTGTAAAAGTTCTAGTAACTGACAGATGGGGAGAGGATCAAATAAGAAGATTTACTGTTTCAGGAATTGCAAAGTCACCTGGAGGTCAAGGATTTGATTATACAGCAGTTGTTCATATTGATACTTTGCGTGATATGATGAATAGACAAGGTGATACGGGATCCTTTATGGTAAAACTAAATGATCCTACAAAAGCATTTGAAGTAAAGGAATTTTTCTTGCGTTCGTTTCCAAATGATGATTTTATTGCCGAAACAATAGAAGAATCAGCTGAAGAACAACTTGCTGGTTTTAGATCTGGTATTGCAATGATTAACATGATTGGTTATTTTGGAATGATGTCTTCAGCTTTTGCTATTGTAACAATTCAGATGATGTTAGTAAATGGAAAAACCCGTGAAATTGGTGTTATGAGATCTATTGGAGCTAAAAGAAAAGATATTCTGATTATCTTTATTTTCCAAGGTATGATTATTGGTGCAATAGGTGCCGGTGTAGGCACAGCCGCAGGCTTGGGATATACTTTCTATGCAAAGGAAACCAAAATGTCTTTTAACAATAGTTTACCTCTTGAAGTAACTTACAATTGGGAGAAGATAATTCAAACTGCTTTAACTTCTTTTGTTTTAGCTATTATTGCATCGCTCTATCCATCGTATAGGGCGACTAAACTATTACCAGTGGAGGCGATGAGAACTGTCTAA
- a CDS encoding winged helix-turn-helix transcriptional regulator, with the protein MDNLDMKILNRLLNNCRESDRQIGKELGISGGAVRVRIKKMQERGVIEKFFLKIEPPILGNGVLYFVVSGENIQEIIEQVSLVGEPYIVVPCVGGVTVCGIAIKENLKQKIELAKKLMKDLRVLSIFEAENSEFNSNLTKTDLEILEELIKEPRQKIEKIAKKTDLSTKTITRCIEKLHNNNGFQFTLIYDPTKIEDFIPHAVLTWIEGDLKETLEDLNNTFSESYLQIPFIAKNQIVLFLYSNSIFEMDELAQKIRTRKNVKSTDLFIPKKISFYTNWIKNAIKESKKSSKLHLTYQTN; encoded by the coding sequence ATGGACAATTTAGATATGAAAATACTGAACAGATTGCTCAATAATTGTAGAGAATCTGATAGACAGATAGGAAAGGAACTAGGAATTTCAGGAGGAGCAGTACGTGTCAGAATAAAAAAAATGCAAGAAAGAGGAGTTATTGAGAAATTTTTCCTCAAAATCGAACCTCCAATTTTAGGTAATGGTGTTTTGTATTTTGTAGTATCAGGAGAAAATATCCAAGAGATAATAGAGCAAGTCAGTTTAGTGGGCGAACCTTACATAGTTGTCCCATGTGTGGGAGGAGTTACAGTATGTGGTATCGCTATTAAAGAAAATTTAAAACAAAAAATAGAGCTTGCAAAAAAATTAATGAAAGATCTCAGAGTCTTGTCAATTTTTGAAGCTGAAAATTCAGAGTTTAATTCTAATTTAACAAAAACAGATTTAGAAATTTTAGAAGAGTTGATTAAAGAACCAAGACAAAAAATTGAGAAAATTGCAAAGAAAACAGATCTATCAACTAAGACAATTACAAGATGCATAGAAAAATTACATAACAATAATGGTTTTCAATTTACTTTAATTTATGATCCTACAAAAATTGAAGATTTTATTCCACATGCAGTACTTACATGGATTGAGGGGGATTTAAAAGAAACATTAGAAGATTTGAATAATACATTTTCAGAATCTTATTTACAAATTCCTTTTATTGCAAAAAATCAAATTGTATTATTTTTGTACAGTAATAGCATATTTGAAATGGATGAACTAGCACAAAAAATTAGAACAAGAAAAAATGTGAAATCAACAGATTTGTTCATTCCTAAAAAAATTTCATTTTATACAAATTGGATCAAAAATGCAATCAAAGAGTCAAAGAAATCATCAAAATTGCATCTTACATATCAAACAAATTAA
- a CDS encoding ABC1 kinase family protein codes for MSAGRTIYVLVKLLPSILALRKDRKKWAQQEKNTIDSEQFRKNARKALDTFVSLGPVYIKLGQWLSSRADILPQPYLEELSKLQDSVPSAPFEQVKPIIEKDLGPINEKFDDIDTNSISGASLGQVYRGSISGQQIVIKVKRPGIEEIVREDLKVLKKILPLALRFVDPNLRYSAKAMLSQFIETIREEMDYTNESENLKKIKQDMENNDKVLVPSVYDEYSSKNVLTMEYLPGIKVTNVQALDEKGVDREQLVIDVHKVFFTMLLKHSIFHADPHPGNISVTDDGKLILYDYGMVGRINNETRYKLIRLYLALVEKNPPRVVNAMAELGMLTPGYNRQVIEKGIELSIRAMYGNKPDEMEVQSLMELANQTMSKFPFVLPKNLALYMRMASIIEGIYKTHDVDFKFVKVLRNILQEENMIPKAYVEELKISFEKFSKSIDSALRLGPEMEKFMDEAEIFMQKKKPMVFLGGSIFASAIFVGSVLLYQTNEVLGMTGMLTSGLIMICSAIFRKH; via the coding sequence ATGTCTGCTGGAAGAACAATTTATGTATTGGTCAAACTCTTGCCATCTATTTTGGCTCTACGTAAAGATAGAAAAAAATGGGCACAACAAGAAAAAAATACAATAGATTCTGAACAATTTAGAAAAAATGCACGAAAAGCTCTTGACACTTTTGTTTCTTTGGGACCTGTATACATCAAACTAGGACAATGGCTATCTTCTAGAGCAGACATTCTGCCTCAACCATATCTTGAAGAATTATCTAAATTACAAGATAGTGTACCATCTGCTCCATTTGAACAAGTAAAACCAATCATCGAAAAAGATTTGGGACCAATTAATGAAAAATTTGACGATATTGATACAAATTCTATATCTGGTGCATCTTTAGGACAAGTGTATCGTGGTTCTATCTCTGGTCAGCAAATCGTCATTAAAGTAAAAAGACCTGGTATTGAAGAAATTGTACGAGAAGACCTCAAAGTCTTAAAGAAAATTTTGCCACTAGCTTTGAGATTTGTTGATCCCAATCTTAGATATTCTGCAAAAGCCATGCTATCTCAATTCATTGAAACCATTCGTGAAGAGATGGACTATACAAACGAATCTGAGAATCTGAAAAAAATCAAACAAGATATGGAAAATAATGATAAAGTGCTAGTTCCCTCCGTTTATGACGAATATTCATCAAAAAACGTTCTAACTATGGAATATTTGCCTGGAATCAAGGTTACAAATGTGCAAGCACTTGATGAGAAAGGTGTTGACAGAGAGCAATTAGTGATTGATGTCCATAAGGTCTTTTTTACAATGCTTCTCAAACATTCCATTTTCCATGCAGATCCTCATCCAGGAAATATTTCAGTAACTGATGATGGAAAACTGATTCTATATGACTATGGAATGGTAGGGAGAATAAATAATGAAACAAGATACAAACTCATTAGGCTGTATCTTGCATTAGTTGAAAAAAATCCTCCTAGAGTAGTCAATGCAATGGCAGAATTAGGAATGCTTACTCCTGGATACAATAGACAAGTTATCGAAAAAGGTATTGAATTATCAATTCGTGCAATGTATGGAAACAAACCTGATGAGATGGAAGTTCAAAGCCTAATGGAACTTGCAAATCAAACGATGAGCAAATTTCCTTTCGTTTTACCAAAAAACCTAGCTTTGTACATGAGAATGGCATCAATTATTGAAGGGATTTACAAAACACATGATGTTGATTTCAAGTTTGTCAAAGTCTTGCGAAACATACTGCAAGAAGAAAACATGATCCCAAAAGCTTATGTTGAAGAATTAAAGATTTCATTTGAAAAATTTTCTAAATCAATTGATTCTGCATTACGATTAGGACCTGAAATGGAAAAATTTATGGATGAAGCTGAAATCTTTATGCAAAAAAAGAAACCTATGGTCTTTCTTGGTGGAAGTATTTTTGCATCCGCAATTTTTGTTGGTTCTGTATTGTTATACCAAACAAATGAAGTTCTAGGAATGACTGGAATGCTTACTTCTGGTTTGATAATGATATGCTCTGCAATTTTTAGAAAACACTAG